The stretch of DNA TCCACACAAAATGCGTAGGTGCTGATGGTCACTGTGCCTGCACCTCTGACCAGGGCCCTGCTGCTTTTGCTCATTCCTTTTTCACGAGTCTTCCTCAATAAAGTTCTAATGCATGCCAGCCTAACACTCCTCCTTTCTTCACCCAGTGCTCTTCATCCAAAGGAACCTAGACAGGCTTCAGAAGCAGGCCAATCAAAAGTGAATGAgtttcaacaagtccaagtgctgAACATGGGTCAGGGCAATTGCagacaggagtacagactgggacaagaactcattgagagcagccttgcagagaaggacttgggttGTTCTGGTGGGTGAAAGGCTCAACAGCACCCAGCAGTGTACACCTGAAGCCCataaggccaactgcatcctgtgCTGCATCAACAGAGCAGTAACCAGCACAGTGAGGGAGTTGATTGTCCCCCTCTTTTCTGTCCTCATGAGGCTCCACCTTGAGCTCCTCACATATGAAAGAAAGGCTCAGAGACCTGGGgatgttcagtctggagaagtgAAGGCTCTGCTGAGCCTTCCTTGAGATCTTTTAATAGTTAAAGGGGTCTTCAAAAAGGATGGAGAATGTCTCTTTACTCctgtagataatgataggagaAGGGGTAATGGTCTtcaactaaaagaggatagatttagactagacattaggaggaaattcttcagtgtgagggtgatgaggcactggaacagattgtcAAGACAAGACtttgaatgccccatccctggaggagtTCAAGGCAAGCCTGGACTTGGCCTTGGCCAATGTGATCTGGTGGGTGACATCCCTTCCTACGGCAGAAGGCTGGAGTAAGATGATCCTTAAAGTTCCTGCCAAGGTGAGACAGCCTAAAATGATTCCTTCTTGACCCTGTTTAAGTACATGGTTCAAGATCAGGTCAAAAAGTGCCACAAGACCTCCCCTATTGTGCTGTTTTTATGTGGTAAAGTTTTGGTAGTGGGGACTACAGGGGAGGCCTCTGTGAGAAtaatccagcagctgccccatgtttgatAAGGGCCTGTTTCAGCCATCTACagagggaactgctgctgcatagTGCCAAGCCAATAATCGATGTTCTTTGTGCCTCTCTGATCCTCCACCTTCACAACAAGGACTTTCACAGAGTCCTACATATAGGTAGCATATCAGTCACTTCTACATAGAAGATGCTGTGCAGTCACGCATGGGATATGCTCTCTacaaatccatgctgactactctcCATCACTTTTCCGTACTTGAGAATACATTCAGGGAGGATTTCCTCagaaccttcccagaggctgatATCAGGCTGACCAGGCTGCAGTTTCCCAGATATTCGTCCCTTCATCTGTTCTTGAACAAAAGAGTGGGATGAGTCTCTTCCAGTTTTCAGGAACCTCTCCCAGTCaccatgacctttcaaagataattGAAACTGCTATTGCAAACATATCACCTGGGACATTCAGTGTTTGCAGGTGTAGCTCGTTGGGTCCCATGTACTCCTGCATAACCAGTTACACAGACTCCCCAGCATCTTCGTCAACAAGGTGCAGTGGGAAACCCTTCAAAACTGTCACCTTGGTAGATCAGGGGCTGCACTTGCCATTCCCCACTCCTCAGAATGCAACCACGACCACTGGGGCCTCAGGTGCAGAGCCACAAGCAGCATGCacacctccagctcccctcTGAAACGTCTACCTCATTTGTGTCTACATTGAACAGCACGCAGAGAAATAGGATTCCCCCTTGAAACTCACCTCAAAGAACACCCCAGCACCTTAGGCCCAGACCTTCTGTCAGACAAACCACATGACTGTCCCTGCCCCTCACAAATCTCACAGCCTCTCCCAGGCCTCAACAGAAAGCCCAAGGGATTCCAACCAAACTGTATTAGGCCAAAGCCCTTGTGCTGGCCACAGAACAGGGAGCTCAATGGAGGTGCCAAAGCAACACTTGAAGAAGCATGGCAGGGCTCCCAATGCACTTAGTCTTGTCAGCCCTGAGACAGGCCCGCGACTCCAACACCCTGCTATGCAAACAcctcttctctgcctctttGGACTGCGGCCCCAGGGACAACACAGGGGTCTTGCTCCCATACACTTGCTCCCACATACAGCCTCTATGTGCAAGATGGCCACCAAGCCACCAATGAAGCACACCCAACGGAAAAGACAAGGGCTAGTCACAGGCTGGTGTGTTGGGATGAATGCCCaactgtgttgggtctgtctgagctggagtcaccttttccctgcagcagcccgcacagtgctgtgctctgcactcgtagctggaacagcactgatatcactccagtgttgtgtctattgctgcgtagtgctggcacagcatcaggactcctaagcccccaagagccagcaggctgggggtgggcaaatgatggggaggggacattgccggggcagctgacctaaaccaaccaaagggatattccataacacctgatgtcacactcagcaataaaagggggggctctcgtgggggagggggctgttcctcctgaacaaccactacgcgtttgaggccctgcttcccaggacgtggccgaacaccgctcgctgatgggaagtagagaataatttttttctctctctctgtgcttccgcgcggactgattgtttcttttgtatctgtttctccttcccattccctttccctttaattaaacctttctcatctcaaacctcgagttctctgtgttgtattttctccccctccttctgaggagagggggagtgagagagcggttgtggtggagcttggctgcccacctgagtaaaaccaccacaccaacATACCTCAGAAGCACTGGCCAACCTACTGTGGATGCCAACAAGGGGACCTCCTCCTCACAAAAAAGCCAATGACCACACCTCATGAGTGCCAAACCATGACCTCACGGACAACAATGCACTTCTCCCATGTCTTCAATGcaacatctatccacccctacATGAACCTTCAAAAGCTATCCTTCGGTCTTTAATACTCTCACTTGAAATGTTCCGCCACTTCCAACATCCTCAACAGGAAGAAATGGAGGCAGAACATTGTGGGGAGATCACACCCCACCTCATTACTTGAGGGGTTGTGGCATGCAAGAGCAGCTGACGCCAAATACTGTCATGCGCAAAGGCTCTCTCGCCTCACGGATACTCGGGACCAGCATAAAAGCCGGCCCTGCACCTCGCACCCTCACACAGTTCTCCTGACGACTTCTCCCCTGCACCCAAGAAGGTGAGTCTgaactctgctctgctccttcacCCACCACAACTTGTCCATCTCTCCACAAACCTTCTGTCCCCAGCCTCAACAGCCCTTCCACCTCCCAACCACCAGGCTCTCCATAGCCCCACTCTGGGCCTTTCCACTCCCTTGGCCTACCCCAGCACTGCTCTTCATGCCACCAACACCCTCCGACTTTACAATACCCTCTCTTCCAGGCACCCTCCACACCACAGACATGTCCTGCTACGACATCTGCCGCCCCTGCGGACCCACCCCGCTGGCTAAcagctgcaacgagccctgTGTCAGGCAGTGCGAGGACTCCCACGTTGTCATCCAGCCTCCTACCGTGCTGGTCACCCTGCCAggacccatcctcagctccttcccccagaacacCGCCGTTGGATCCTCCGCATCAGCTGCCGTGGGCAGCAACCTCAGCGCCCAGGGAGTGCCCATCTCCTCCGGTGGCTTCGGAGGCTTTGGCCTGGGaggcctgggctgcatctctgGTGGAAGAGCCTGCTACCCCTGCTAAGGACCCATGCCAATATCCCTGACAGTAGCCTCCAACACCATGCCAGCCAGCTCTCAGGCTGAGGAACCAATTCCGTGCTGTCTATGGCATACGAGCTGACAAGCCACAGCTCGTCATTCCATGGCAcaacaaagcaagcaagcaaggtATGGGACAGCCCTTGCTGTCAGGAAACATGGCCAACACACCCCCTTCTTTCTTCgtctttctcctttccataGCACCACCACCTACCACCAGTGTTCTCTGCTGCAATGCCTTGCTCACTAGCATAGTCCCTTGGGAACCTTTCTAGGGCTGCTCCCACCATGGGTAGGGAGACCTAAGGGCTCTGGGAAAATCTGCCGTATGCAAGGACATAGGTTAGTGGTCATCCTCCAGCCACCTCAGAATGTGCATCTTCCACTTGAAGCTCCCtctgtttcatgttttcctCAATAAAATGAATCTGCATCCCAAATCCTCAGATGCCTCTTCATTATTTCTTCTCCCAATGCTTTTCCAAATTCACGCGACAAAAAGAACTAAAACCAGGGCTCAAGTGGCCATCAGGCCCCAAGCTTCTTGGTgttcaagaagtatttggacaatgctcttaTATATCTCCTAGGCACTAAAATGGAAAGACATGTTGGGCCACTCAGCACATAAGGAATTGCCTGCACGGTCACATTCCAAGAGTTGCGCTCAACAGCTCAGTGCCCAGGTGGGGACCGGGGAGGAGTGGTGTCCCTCCGAGGTCTCTATTGAGGCCAGTATTATTTCACCGAGTTGTCCCTCACACGGACACCACACATATGTTGCAAGACTCTGGTGGATGTGGATGCATCTTTGTGCCGTTGCTGACCCACAAGTTCTCAAGCATGCCGGCCTGACgtgcttcctcttcccttcttcttcccacTTCCCTCAGCACAAAGGCAAAGCTCTAGAGGTCATTGGGATAGGTTGAAAAGGGCCACAACACCTTAAAATACATCACCCAAGACCTACAAGTGACCAAACACAAGGTTCATAATTCCAAAGCCCTTTGCCCATGCCTTCTGAAACAATTTCCCCTCATTAGCACACcctacagctgctttcttttgcACCACGATCATACATAGTGTATGACCACAAAGTGACGAGCCTGCAGTTCCCCACACCTTTCTTCTGCATCTGTTGAACATCACAGTGGGATGAACCTCTTCCAGTCTTCAGGAACCCAGTTGCCATCAACTttcaaagaaagatgaaagtaGCCTTGTGAAGATATCTGCCAGGACTCTCAGCATTTGTAGGTGCAACCTGACAGGTCCTGTGCACTTCAGTACATCCAGTGGCTCAGCTTCTCCATCTTCCTCGGCAACGTGCACTACTCACCTGAGAGACAGCCCACGAAACACTCACCTTGGCTAACCAGTGGAAGGCCTTGATGTTCATTCACCCTTTGCAGGTTTAGCTCGCATGCCTCCAGTTTCTGTCTGAAATGTCCAAATCATCTTCCAGAAAATTAAACACTGGGCATATAAATAGATTTCCCCCTTGACACAAATCCCAAATATCATCCCCAGTTATATGATGGCTACCAGCTGGCCCTTTCTCATAGTCCATCTTGTCCTCTGCCTTTCATGAACCTCTGGGCCGCTCACAGACCACACCACCCAGCCCGAGAACTCCCATCAAGCAGAGTGTCAAGCCTTGTGTTCTCTGGGGACTTCAGCtttggaggaaaagaggaaacatGGAAAAGTCAGGAAACATGGCCAGTGTAGGACCTACTCATCTCTCATTCCTTCTTTTCATAGCATCCTCTTCTATGCCCAATGCTCTCCACTCCAATGACTTGCCTACAGCCACAAAGGCCAGTGTGGCTGGGCCACACCAAAGGAATGCCACGCAAAGACCTCACTCATGACACCGCACCTCAACCAGTCTTTGGCCACAACATACACCAGACCTCCTGTGCAACTTTCAAAGAAATTCTCCAGCCTCTTATTCCCTCACTTTGAAGGTGCCGTCAGGACCCAACACCATGTCCAAACAGGAGGAAATGAGAAGGTCAAGTTGTGGGAAGGACACCACACCCCACCTCATTACTTGCCAGGCTTTGGCATGCAAGAGCAGCTCACGCCAAATGTTGTCACGTGCAGAGGCTCTCTCGCCCTGCGGGCACTCAAGGAGCAGCATAAAAGCCGGCCCTGCATCTCACACCCTCACACACTCCTTTCAACGCCTTCTCCTCTGCGACCAACAAGGTGAGCCTGAACCCTGACCCCCTCCTTCACCCGCGCCATTGAACCCATCTCTCCACAGGTGTTATGCCCCTAAACCAAGCAGGCCTACCACCTCCCCACCACCAtgctccccacacacacaggcCTCCCCACTCCCCTTGTCTACATAGGCACTACTCCTCAAAGCCCCAACACCCTCCACCTTCCCAACACCCTCTCTTCCAGGCACCCTCTACACCACAGATATGTCCTGCTATAACCTCTGCAACCCCTGTGGACCCACCCCGCTGGCTAAcagctgcaacgagccctgTGTCAGGCAGTGCGAGGACTCCCACGTCGCCATCCAGCCTTCCACCGTGGTGGTCACCCTGCCAggacccatcctcagctccttcccccagaacacCGCCGTTGGATCCTCCGCATCAGCTGCCGTGGGCAGCAACCTCAGCGCCCAGGGAGTGCCCATCTCTGGAGGCGGCTTCGGAGGCTTTGGCCTGGGAGGCTTGGGAGGCTATGGCTTGGGAGGCCTGGGCTGCTTCTCTGGCAGAAGAGCCTGCTACCCCTGCTAAGGACCCATGCCAGGACCCCCGACAGCAGCTAACAATGCCCTGCAACCATCTTTATGGACTGAGGATGCTCTGATCTCCGTGTTCTGGGAGTACCTTCCACACAAAATGCGTAGGTGCTGATGGTCACTGTGCCTGCACCTCTGACCAGGGCCCTGCTGCTTTTGCTCATTCCTTTTTCATGAGTCTTCCTCAATAAAGTTCTAATGCATGCCAGCCTGACTCTCCTCCTTTCTTCACCCAATGCTCTTCATCCAAAGGAACctagacaggctggagaagcagACCAATCAGAACTGCATGAGGTTGAACAAGTCCAAGTGCTGAACATGGGTCAGGGCAATTGCagacaggagtacagactgggagaagaactcattgcaatcagccctgcagagaacGACTTGGGTTGTTTTGGTGAATGAAAGGCTCAATAGGATCCAGCAATGCacgcctgcagcccagaaggccaagtGCATGCAGTGCTGCATCAACAGAGCAGTAACCAGCATAGTGAGGGAGTTGATTGTCCCCCTCTTTTCTGTTCTCGTGAGGCTCCACGttgagcacctctcctgtgaaagaaggctcagagagctgggcatgttcagcctggagaagtgaAGGCTCTGCGGAGACGTCCTTGAGATATTCCCATATTTAGAGGGGTGTtcttaaaaagatggagaatgTCTCTTTACTCatgtagataatgataggagaAGGGTAATTGTCTtcaactaaaagaggatagatttagactagacattaggaggaaattcttcactgtgagggtggtgaggcaatGGTACAGGTAAGTTGTCGTTACCCCAGCCCCAGTGGTGTTCAAGGCCAGCCTGGATGGGACCTTGGCCAGCGTGGtgtagtgggtggcatccttgcctATGGCCGAGGGCTGCAGTAATATGATccttaaagtcccttccaaggtgagccattctatgatgatTCCTTCTTGACCCTGTTTAAGAACATGGTTCTAATCAGGTCAAAAAGTGCCACAAGACCTCCTCTATTGTGCTGGTTTTATGTGGAATAGTTTTGGTAGTGGGGACTACAGAGGTGGCCCCTGTGAGACGAATTAAGCAGTTGCCCCATGTTTGATAAGGGCCTGTTTCAGCCATCTACAAAGGGACCTACTGCTGCAGAGTGCCGAGCCAATAATCggtgttgtttgtgcctctctGATCCTCCACCTTCACAACAAGCACTATCACAGAGTCCCACATACAGGTAGGCCGTCAGTCACTTCTAGGTAGAAGATGCTGTGTAGGCACACATGGGATATGCTCTCTacaaatccatgctgactactctcCATCACTTTTCCGTACTTGAGAATACATTCAGGGAGGATTTCCTCagaaccttcccagaggctgatATCAGGCTGACCAGGCTGCAGTTTCCCAGATATTCGTCCCTTCATCTGTTCTTGAACAAAAGATTGGGATGAGTCTCTTCCAGTTTTCAGGAACCTCTCCCAGTCaccatgacctttcaaagataattGAAACTGCTATTGCAAACATATCACCTGGGACATTCAGTGTTTGCAGGTGTAGCTCGTTGGGTCCCACGTACTCCTGCATAACCAGTTACACAGACTCCCCAGCATCTTCGTCAACAAGCTGCAGTGGGAAACCCTTCAAAACAGTCACCTTGGCAGATCAGGGGCTGCACTTGCCATTCCCCACTCCTCAGAATGCAACCACGACCACTGGGGCCTCAGGTGCACAGCCACAAGCAGCATGCacacctccagctcccctcTGAAACGTCTACCTCATTTGTGTCTACATTGAACAGCACGCAGAGAAATAGGATTCCCCCTTGAAACTCACCTCAAAGAACACCCCAGCACCTTAGGCCCAGACCTTCTGTCAGACAAACCACATGACTGTCCCTGCCCCTCACAAATCTCACAGCCTCTCCCAGGCCTCAACAGAAAGCCCAAGGGATTCCAACCAAACTGTATTAGGCCAAAGCCCTTGTGCTGGCCACAGAACAGGGAGCTCAATGGAGGTGCCAAAGCAACACTTGAAGAAGCATGGCAGGGCTCCCAATGCACTTAGTCTTGTCAGCCCTGAGACAGGCCCGCGACTCCAACACCCTGCTATGCAAACAcctcttctctgcctctttGGACTGCGGCCCCAGGGACAACACAGCGGTCTTGCTCCCATACACTTGCTCCCACATACAGCCTCTATGTGCAAGATGGCCACCAAGCCACCAATGAAGCACACCCAATGGGAAAGACAAGGGCTAGTCACAGGCTGGTGTGTTGGGATGAATGCCCAACATACCTCAGAAGCACTGGCCAACCTACTGGGGATGCCAACAAGGGGACCTCCTCCTCACAAAAAAGCCAATGACCACACCTCATGAGTGCCAAACCATGACCTCACGGACAACAATGCACCTCTCCCATGTCTTCAATGcaacatctatccacccctacATGAACCTTCAAAAGCTATCCTTTGGTCTTTAATACTCTCACTTAAAATGTTCCGCCACTTCCAACATCCtgaacaggaagaaatgaagTTGGACCATTGTGGGGAGATCACACCCCACCTCATTACTTGAGGGGTTGTGGCATGCAAGAGCAGCTGACGCCAAATACTGTCATGCGCAAAGGCTCTCTCGCCTCACGGATACTCGGGACCAGCATAAAAGCCAGCCCTGCACCTCTCACCCTCACACAGTTCTCCGGACCACTTCTCCCCTGCACCCAATAAGGTGAGTCTgaactctgctctgctccttcacCCACCACAACTTGTCCATCTCTCCACAAACCTTCTGTCCCCAGCCTCAACAGCCCTTCCACCTCCCAACCACCAGGCTCTCCATAGCCCCACTCTGGGCCTTTCCACTCCCTTGGCCTACCCCAGCACTGCTCTTCATGCCACCAACACCCTCCGACTTTACAATACCCTCTCTTCCAGGCACCCTCCACACCACAGACATGTCCTGCTACGACATCTGCCGCCCCTGCGGACCCACCCCGCTGGCTAAcagctgcaacgagccctgTGTCAGGCAGTGCGAGGACTCCCACGTCGTCATCCAGCCTCCTGCCGTGCTGGTCACCCTGCCAggacccatcctcagctccttcccccagaacacCGCCGTTGGATCCTCCGCATCAGCTGCCGTGGGCAGCAACCTCAGCTCCCAGGGAGTGCCCATCTCTGGAGGCGGCTTCGGAGGCTTTGGCCTGGGaggcctgggctgcatctctgGCGGAAGAGCCTGCTACCCCTGCTAAGGACCCATGCCAATATCCCTGACAGTAGCCTCCAACACCATGCCAGCCAGCTCTCAGTCTGAGGAACCAATTCCGTGCTGTCTATGGCATACGAGCTGACAAGCCACAGCTCGTCATTCCATGGCAcaacaaagcaagcaagcaaggtATGGGACAGCCCTTGCTGTCAGGAAACATGGCCAACACACCCCCTTCTTTCTTCgtctttctcctttccataGCACCACCACCTACCACCAGTGTTCTCTGCTGCAATGCCTTGCTCACTAGCATAGTCCCTTGGGAACCTTTCTAGGGCTGCTCCCACCATGGGTAGGGAGACCTAAGGGCTCTGGGAAAATCCGCCGTATGCAAGGACATAGGTTAGTGGTCATCCTCCAGCCACCTCAGAATGTGCATCTTCCACTTGAAGCTCCCtctgtttcatgttttcctCAATAAAATGAATCTGCATCCCAAATCCTCAGATGCCTCTTCATTATTTCTTCTCCCAACGCTCTTCCAAATTCACccgaaaacagaacaaagagcaGGGCTCAAGTGGCCCTCAGGCCCCAAGCCTCTTGGTgttcaagaagtatttggacaatgctcttaCATATCTCCTAGGCTCTAAAACGGAAAGACATGATGGGCCACTCAGCATATAAGGACTTGCCTGCACAGTCATATTCCAAGAGTTGCGCTCAACAGCTCGGTTCCCAGGTGGGGACTGGGGACGAGTGGTGTCCTTCTGGGGTCTCTATTGAGGCCAGTATTATTTAACAGAGTTGTCTCTCACACGGACACCACACATATGTTGCAAGACTCTGGTGGATGTGGATGCATCTTTGTGCCGTCGCTGACCCACAAGTTCTCAAGCATGCCAGCCTGACgtgcttcctcttcccttcttcttcccacTGCCCTCAGCACAAAGGCAAAATCCTAGAGGTCATTTGGATAGGTTGAAAAGGGCCACAACACCTTAAAATACATCACCCAAGACCTACAAGTGACCAAACACAAGCTTCATCATTCTAAAGCCCTTTGCCCATGCCTTCTGAAACAATTTCCCCTCATTAGCACACcctacagctgctttcttgtgCACCACGATCGTACACAGCGTCCGATCACAAAGTGACGCACCTGCAGTTCCCCACACCTTTCTTCTGCATCTGTTGAACATCACAGTGGGATGAACCTCTTCCAGTCTTCAGGAACCCAGTTGCCATCAACTttcaaagaaagatgaaagtaGCCTTGTGAAGATATGTGCCAGGACTCTCAGCATTTGTAGGTGCAACCTGACAGGTCCTGTGCACTTCAGTACACCCAGTGGCTCAGCTTCTCCATCTTCCTCGGCAACGTGCACTACTCACCTGAGAGACAGCCCACGAAACACTCACCTTGGCTAACCAGTGGAAGGCCTTGATGTTCATTCACCCTTTGCAGGTTTAGCTCGCATGCCTCCAGTTTCTGTCTGAAATGTGCAAATCATCTTCCAGAAAATTAAACACTGGGCAGAGAAATAGATTTCCCCCTTGACACAAATCCCAAATATCATCCCCAGTTATATGATGGCTACCAGCTGGCCCTTTCTCATAGTCCATCTTCTCCTCTGCCTTTCATGAACCTCTGGGCCGCTCACAGACCACCCCACCCAGCCCGAGAAATCCCGTCAAGCAAAGTGTCAAGCCTTGTGTTCTCTGGGGACTTCAGCtttggaggaaaagaggaaacatGGAAAAGTCAGGAAACATGGCCAGTGTAGGACCTACTCATCTCTCATTCCTTCTTTTCATAGCATCCTCTTCTATGCCCAATGCTCTGCACTCCAATGACTTGCCTACAGCCACAAAGCCCAGTGTGGCTGGGCCACACCAAAGGAATGCCACGCAAAGACCTCACTCATGACACCGCACCTCAACCAGTCTTTGGCCACAACATACACCAGACCTCCTGTGCAACTTTCAAAGAAATTCTCCAGCCTCTTATTCCCTCACTTTGAAGGTGCCGTCAGGACCCAACACCATGTCCAAACAGGAGGAAATGAGAAGGTCAAGTTGTGGGAAGGACACCACACCCCACCTCATTACTTGCCAGGCTTTGGCATGCAAGAGCAGCTCACGCCAAATGTTGTCACGTGCAGAGGCTCTCTCGCCCTGCGGGCACTCAAGGAGCAGCATAAAAGCCGGCC from Anas platyrhynchos isolate ZD024472 breed Pekin duck chromosome 2, IASCAAS_PekinDuck_T2T, whole genome shotgun sequence encodes:
- the LOC119716019 gene encoding feather keratin 1-like, whose translation is MSCYDICRPCGPTPLANSCNEPCVRQCEDSHVVIQPPTVLVTLPGPILSSFPQNTAVGSSASAAVGSNLSAQGVPISSGGFGGFGLGGLGCISGGRACYPC
- the LOC119716165 gene encoding feather beta keratin-like, whose amino-acid sequence is MLSRAEALSPCGHSRSSIKAGPASHTLTHSFQRLLLCDQQGTLYTTDMSCYNLCNPCGPTPLANSCNEPCVRQCEDSHVAIQPSTVVVTLPGPILSSFPQNTAVGSSASAAVGSNLSAQGVPISGGGFGGFGLGGLGGYGLGGLGCFSGRRACYPC
- the LOC119716020 gene encoding feather keratin 2-like, whose translation is MSCYDICRPCGPTPLANSCNEPCVRQCEDSHVVIQPPAVLVTLPGPILSSFPQNTAVGSSASAAVGSNLSSQGVPISGGGFGGFGLGGLGCISGGRACYPC